One segment of Bacteroides caecimuris DNA contains the following:
- a CDS encoding glycosyltransferase family 2 protein codes for MHSVHPTPKFSIITVTYNAEKVLEDTIQSVISQTYHHIEYIIVDGASKDGTLSIINRYRPHIHTVVSEPDKGLYDAMNKGIALASGDYLCFLNAGDCFHEDDTLQQMVHTINGNELPDVLYGETAIVDQDRHFLRMRRLSAPETLTWKSFKQGMLVCHQAFFPRHTLVEPYNLKYRFSADFDWCIRLMKKARTLHNTHLTIIDYLDEGMTTRNQKASLKERFRIMAKHYGLIGTVAHHIWFVIRAVIHR; via the coding sequence ATGCATAGTGTCCATCCTACTCCCAAGTTCTCTATCATTACGGTGACGTACAATGCTGAAAAGGTATTGGAAGACACGATTCAGAGTGTCATTTCACAGACCTATCATCATATAGAATACATCATCGTAGATGGAGCTTCCAAGGATGGAACCCTCTCTATTATCAACCGCTACCGCCCGCACATACACACCGTTGTCAGCGAACCGGACAAAGGGCTGTATGACGCCATGAATAAGGGCATCGCCCTTGCCAGCGGCGATTATCTCTGTTTCCTGAACGCGGGCGACTGTTTTCACGAAGACGACACACTGCAACAAATGGTGCATACCATCAACGGCAATGAACTGCCCGATGTGCTGTATGGAGAAACTGCTATCGTAGACCAGGACAGGCACTTCCTGCGGATGCGCAGATTGTCCGCCCCCGAAACGCTCACCTGGAAAAGTTTCAAACAGGGTATGTTAGTCTGCCATCAGGCATTCTTTCCTCGTCATACGCTGGTGGAGCCTTACAACCTGAAATATCGTTTTTCAGCCGATTTCGACTGGTGCATCCGTCTTATGAAGAAAGCGCGCACCTTACACAATACCCATCTGACGATTATCGATTATCTGGATGAAGGAATGACTACCCGCAATCAGAAAGCCTCCCTGAAAGAGAGATTTCGCATCATGGCAAAGCACTACGGATTGATTGGCACCGTAGCACATCATATATGGTTTGTGATCCGTGCGGTGATTCACCGGTAA
- a CDS encoding FKBP-type peptidyl-prolyl cis-trans isomerase gives MDKFSYAIGLGIGQNLSSMGIGNLAVDDFAQAIKDVLEGNQTAISHNEAREIVNKYFEELESKMGAAAIEQGQAFLEENKKRPGVVVLPSGLQYEIIKEGTGKKPQATDQVRCHYEGTLIDGTLFDSSIQRGEPAVFGVNQVIPGWVEALQLMPEGSKWKLYIPSELAYGARGAGEMIPPHSTLIFEVELLEVL, from the coding sequence ATGGATAAATTCAGTTACGCTATTGGCCTCGGAATTGGTCAAAACTTATCAAGCATGGGAATCGGAAACCTTGCGGTAGATGATTTCGCACAAGCAATCAAAGATGTATTAGAAGGCAATCAGACGGCTATCAGCCACAATGAAGCCCGCGAAATAGTAAACAAATATTTCGAAGAATTGGAATCCAAGATGGGTGCCGCTGCCATTGAGCAGGGACAGGCATTCCTCGAAGAAAACAAAAAAAGACCGGGTGTAGTGGTCCTTCCCAGCGGATTACAATATGAAATCATCAAAGAAGGAACAGGTAAAAAGCCGCAGGCTACCGATCAGGTAAGATGCCACTATGAAGGTACATTGATCGACGGTACACTGTTCGACAGCTCTATCCAACGCGGAGAACCGGCTGTATTCGGCGTCAACCAAGTAATCCCGGGATGGGTGGAAGCTTTGCAGCTGATGCCGGAAGGCTCTAAATGGAAACTGTATATTCCATCAGAACTCGCTTATGGCGCAAGAGGTGCCGGAGAAATGATTCCTCCTCACAGCACACTCATTTTTGAAGTAGAATTACTCGAAGTATTATAA
- a CDS encoding SIR2 family NAD-dependent protein deacylase: MKNLVVLTGAGMSTESGISTFRDAGGLWDKYPVEQVATPEGYQRDPALVINFYNERRKQLLEVNPNRGHELLAELEKNFHVTVVTQNVDNLHERAGSSHIIHLHGELTKVCSSRDPYNPQFVKELKPEEYEVKMGDKAGDGTQLRPFIVWFGEAVPEIETAIRYVEKADIFVIIGTSLNVYPAAGLLHYVPRGAEVYLIDPKPVDTHTSRSIHVIQKGASEGMGELKQLLGV, translated from the coding sequence ATGAAGAATCTGGTAGTTTTGACGGGTGCCGGTATGAGTACCGAGAGCGGGATTAGTACATTCCGGGATGCGGGCGGTTTGTGGGATAAATATCCTGTGGAGCAGGTGGCTACTCCTGAAGGTTATCAGCGCGACCCGGCTCTGGTGATTAATTTCTATAATGAACGCCGTAAACAGTTGTTGGAAGTGAATCCGAACCGTGGACATGAATTGTTGGCGGAACTGGAGAAAAACTTCCATGTAACGGTAGTGACGCAGAATGTGGATAATCTGCATGAACGCGCCGGCAGCAGCCACATCATTCACCTGCATGGCGAACTGACAAAGGTATGTTCCAGCAGAGATCCATATAATCCTCAATTTGTAAAAGAGCTGAAACCGGAAGAATATGAAGTGAAGATGGGAGACAAGGCCGGTGACGGCACTCAATTACGCCCTTTCATTGTATGGTTTGGAGAAGCCGTGCCGGAAATTGAAACAGCTATCCGCTATGTGGAGAAAGCAGATATTTTCGTCATTATCGGTACGTCGCTTAATGTATATCCTGCGGCGGGACTGCTTCATTATGTACCGAGAGGAGCAGAGGTGTATCTGATTGATCCGAAACCGGTAGATACACATACTTCCCGTTCGATACATGTAATTCAGAAGGGGGCTTCTGAAGGAATGGGCGAATTGAAACAATTGTTGGGAGTTTGA
- a CDS encoding glycosyltransferase family 4 protein: MRVLIINTSERIGGAAIAASRLMESLKNNGIKAKMLVRDKQTDQISVVRLKSNWLQVWKFMWERIVIWSANRFRRYHLFDVDIANTGTAITSLPEFRQADVIHLHWVNQGMLSLKDIRKILTSGKPVVWTMHDMWPCTGICHYARECKNYQQECHDCPYIYKGGSRKDLSYRTFRKKQKLYSYAPIHFVTCSHWLKEQAQTSALFEGKSVTNIPNAINTNLFKPMNKKEARAKFMLPEGKKLVLFGSLKITDKRKGVDYLIEACKLLAEKHPEWKESLGVVVFGNQSQQLQEQLPFHVYPLPYIKNEHEIVNIYNAVDLFAIPSLEENLPNMIMEAMACGVPCVGFNVGGIPEMIDHLHNGYVAQYKSSEDFANGIHWILTEPEYDELSAQACRKVLGNYSESIIAKKYTDVYNKITGKYA; this comes from the coding sequence ATGAGAGTCCTGATAATAAATACATCTGAACGAATAGGAGGAGCAGCCATTGCAGCAAGCCGGTTGATGGAGTCACTGAAAAACAATGGTATCAAAGCCAAAATGCTGGTGCGCGACAAGCAGACCGACCAAATTAGCGTGGTCCGTTTAAAAAGCAACTGGTTGCAAGTATGGAAGTTCATGTGGGAACGGATCGTTATCTGGAGTGCCAATCGTTTCCGCCGATACCATCTGTTCGACGTTGACATCGCCAACACAGGTACAGCCATCACCTCACTCCCGGAATTCCGCCAAGCCGACGTGATCCATCTGCATTGGGTCAACCAGGGAATGCTCTCGCTGAAAGATATACGGAAAATACTCACCTCCGGCAAACCTGTGGTATGGACCATGCACGATATGTGGCCATGTACCGGTATCTGCCACTACGCACGGGAATGCAAGAACTATCAGCAGGAGTGTCACGACTGCCCTTACATCTACAAAGGCGGCAGTCGGAAAGATTTATCTTACCGCACTTTCCGTAAGAAACAAAAGTTATACAGCTACGCTCCCATCCATTTCGTCACGTGCAGTCACTGGCTGAAGGAGCAAGCACAAACCAGCGCATTGTTTGAAGGAAAAAGCGTCACCAATATTCCGAACGCTATTAATACCAACCTGTTCAAACCCATGAACAAAAAAGAAGCACGTGCCAAGTTCATGTTGCCGGAGGGTAAGAAACTGGTTTTGTTCGGCTCGCTAAAGATCACCGACAAACGGAAAGGAGTCGACTATCTCATTGAAGCCTGCAAACTGCTGGCAGAAAAGCATCCGGAATGGAAAGAGTCACTGGGGGTAGTCGTATTCGGCAACCAGTCGCAGCAATTGCAGGAGCAGCTTCCTTTCCATGTCTACCCGCTCCCTTATATCAAGAATGAGCATGAGATAGTAAATATCTACAATGCCGTAGACCTCTTCGCCATCCCGTCCCTGGAAGAAAATCTTCCTAACATGATTATGGAAGCAATGGCGTGCGGAGTACCCTGTGTCGGCTTTAACGTAGGAGGTATCCCCGAAATGATCGACCACCTGCACAACGGTTACGTGGCACAATACAAATCTTCGGAAGATTTTGCCAACGGCATCCATTGGATATTGACGGAACCGGAATACGATGAACTCTCCGCACAAGCTTGCCGCAAGGTCTTGGGCAATTATTCGGAGAGCATCATCGCAAAGAAATATACAGATGTCTACAATAAAATAACGGGGAAATATGCATAG